One window of the Syntrophorhabdaceae bacterium genome contains the following:
- a CDS encoding (d)CMP kinase, with the protein EDRDISDEIRTPDVSLLASSLSQKSSVRQYLTKIQREIGKDGGVVLEGRDTGSVVFPDADIKFYLDADPGERAQRRHLEFRSKGIDTGLTEVKKDMSQRDKNDSERSIAPLIIPEGAVYVDTTGIDIRGVLDILLKHVREKR; encoded by the coding sequence TTGAGGACAGGGACATCTCTGACGAGATCAGGACCCCGGACGTCTCATTACTGGCTTCGAGCCTTTCACAGAAAAGCTCCGTGAGGCAATATCTCACGAAGATACAGCGGGAGATCGGGAAGGATGGCGGCGTTGTACTGGAAGGGAGGGATACGGGAAGTGTCGTCTTCCCCGATGCAGATATAAAATTCTACCTTGATGCCGATCCGGGAGAACGGGCGCAAAGAAGACATCTTGAGTTCAGATCAAAGGGCATCGATACGGGACTCACAGAAGTAAAAAAGGATATGTCGCAAAGGGATAAAAACGATTCCGAAAGGAGTATTGCACCTCTCATTATACCGGAGGGCGCAGTGTATGTCGATACAACCGGGATAGACATCCGGGGGGTCCTCGACATCCTTTTAAAACATGTCAGGGAAAAGAGGTAG
- the ispH gene encoding 4-hydroxy-3-methylbut-2-enyl diphosphate reductase: MEVLKTKNIGFCFGVRRAIKMVLKEVEENKNKVCTIGPIIHNPQMVDILKKKGVTPVEDVSRINEGVVVFRTHGIKKDEEEYIRQKGLKSIDTTCPFVKRVRRHAIYLKKNGYKVVIIGDKNHPEVKSVLSYLDNDGIVLQEPAVIEAKKVGVVSQTTLDKGTFVNIVRELAGDVQELRVYNTICESTEIRQKEAIALAGKVDMMLVVGGKNSANTSKLYKVVHMVQPQAHQIETEKDIRPEWFRDVHKVGITAGASTPDLIIDIVERRVKNI; this comes from the coding sequence ATGGAAGTTTTAAAAACAAAAAATATCGGTTTCTGTTTTGGTGTAAGAAGGGCTATAAAAATGGTCTTGAAAGAGGTCGAGGAGAATAAGAACAAGGTCTGTACCATAGGACCTATCATCCACAATCCTCAAATGGTAGATATCCTGAAAAAAAAAGGAGTTACCCCTGTTGAGGACGTCTCCCGGATAAATGAAGGGGTTGTTGTCTTCAGAACTCACGGGATCAAAAAGGATGAGGAGGAATACATCAGGCAGAAAGGGCTCAAATCGATCGACACCACATGCCCCTTTGTCAAGAGGGTCAGAAGGCATGCCATATACCTTAAGAAAAACGGCTATAAGGTTGTAATCATAGGAGATAAAAACCATCCGGAAGTGAAAAGTGTCTTGAGTTATTTGGACAACGATGGTATTGTATTGCAGGAACCGGCTGTAATTGAAGCAAAAAAGGTTGGGGTGGTTAGCCAGACTACGCTCGATAAGGGTACATTTGTCAATATTGTAAGGGAGCTTGCAGGAGATGTACAGGAGCTGCGGGTTTATAACACGATCTGTGAAAGCACTGAGATCAGACAGAAAGAGGCGATTGCCCTGGCCGGGAAGGTTGATATGATGCTTGTTGTCGGCGGGAAGAACAGCGCCAATACGTCAAAACTCTATAAGGTTGTCCACATGGTGCAGCCGCAGGCACACCAGATAGAAACCGAGAAGGACATCAGGCCGGAATGGTTCCGTGATGTACATAAGGTCGGGATAACGGCAGGGGCTTCAACCCCGGACCTTATCATAGATATAGTGGAGAGGCGTGTAAAAAATATTTAG